One Luteibacter aegosomaticola genomic window carries:
- a CDS encoding DUF2069 domain-containing protein → MTAGATRLQQAGLAAWAALLGVQLLWYTVYPPVSIPVWVALLLTVPPLLLPLLALRNITRALLWVGILALFYFCHGVSEAWSSTGDRWLAFIEIALCLLLIGTLGAGVRRR, encoded by the coding sequence ATGACGGCTGGCGCCACGCGTCTCCAGCAAGCCGGCCTTGCCGCGTGGGCGGCACTGCTCGGTGTACAACTGCTCTGGTACACGGTGTATCCACCCGTTTCGATCCCCGTGTGGGTCGCGTTGCTGCTGACCGTGCCGCCGCTGCTGCTTCCGCTGCTGGCCTTACGCAACATCACGCGTGCCCTGCTCTGGGTGGGAATCCTTGCGCTGTTCTACTTCTGCCATGGTGTGTCCGAGGCGTGGAGTTCCACGGGTGATCGGTGGCTGGCGTTTATCGAGATCGCGCTTTGTTTGTTGTTGATCGGTACGCTGGGCGCTGGCGTCCGACGCAGGTAG
- the wrbA gene encoding NAD(P)H:quinone oxidoreductase produces MSHDILVLYYSRYGHTAQLARLVARGIEEVPGMRARLRQVPPVAPVTETAMPPEPEEGAPYVTREDLVECVGLVMGSPTRFGNMAAPLKYFLDTTGAEWASGALAGKPAAMFTSTSTMHGGQETTLMSMALPLLHHGMLIVGIPYTEPLLSTTVSGGTPYGASHVAGHRGDNPITADERELARALGKRLADVARRLGTPA; encoded by the coding sequence ATGTCTCACGACATCCTCGTACTCTACTACAGCCGTTACGGCCACACGGCCCAGCTCGCCCGCCTCGTTGCCCGCGGTATCGAGGAAGTGCCGGGCATGCGCGCCCGCCTGCGCCAGGTGCCGCCGGTGGCACCCGTCACCGAAACGGCGATGCCGCCCGAGCCCGAGGAGGGCGCGCCCTACGTCACCCGCGAAGACCTCGTCGAATGCGTGGGCCTGGTCATGGGCAGCCCCACGCGCTTCGGCAACATGGCCGCGCCGCTGAAGTACTTCCTCGATACGACGGGTGCCGAGTGGGCCTCGGGTGCGCTTGCCGGGAAGCCAGCGGCGATGTTCACCTCGACCAGCACGATGCATGGCGGGCAGGAGACCACGCTGATGTCCATGGCGCTGCCCCTGCTGCACCATGGCATGTTGATCGTGGGTATCCCGTACACCGAGCCGCTTCTCTCGACCACCGTCTCCGGCGGTACGCCGTATGGCGCCAGCCATGTGGCGGGGCATCGCGGCGATAACCCCATCACCGCGGATGAACGTGAACTGGCCCGCGCGCTGGGCAAGCGCCTGGCCGATGTGGCCCGCCGGCTGGGCACGCCTGCATGA
- a CDS encoding YihY family inner membrane protein translates to MPLRFDRDRALSFTRFTWLRFVDDKCFETAGALSYTTLVSLVPLTVAVFAILSAFPVFAEWRGSLANYAFQNFVPATGMKIQEYMLAFADKASQLTGISILVMLFSAVSMMVSIEDRLNRIWRVRKPRGWGSRLLLYWAALTLGPILVVGGLVASSYLTALPMLHAAADQIATQGGLLNLLPFVITFITLVLMYTMVPNRRVSWRHAAIGALLGAVLFEIARWGFTEFIRHAPTYEEIYGALAAIPIFLLWIYLSWIIVILGASIAASISAFEYMRPHDVLPEGAEFIGLLVVLQHFVDAQRTGENVDPATVRLSAPYLPSHAIACYFEDLQKADMIQRCESGGWMLSRSLDATELLRVYRCTHYRLPLHPREQVERLGIRLPASLLVLLDQLAVALDATLGARLDQLFPPPNVPNEDAA, encoded by the coding sequence ATGCCGCTGCGCTTCGATCGCGACCGCGCCCTGAGCTTCACCCGCTTCACCTGGCTGCGCTTCGTCGACGACAAGTGCTTCGAGACGGCTGGCGCCCTCTCGTACACCACGCTGGTGTCTCTGGTGCCGCTCACCGTGGCCGTGTTCGCGATCCTCTCCGCGTTCCCCGTGTTCGCCGAATGGCGGGGCAGCCTGGCCAACTACGCGTTCCAGAACTTCGTGCCCGCCACCGGCATGAAGATCCAGGAATACATGCTCGCCTTTGCCGATAAGGCCAGCCAGCTCACCGGTATATCCATCCTGGTGATGCTGTTCAGCGCCGTGTCGATGATGGTGAGCATCGAGGACCGGCTCAACCGGATCTGGCGCGTGCGCAAGCCGCGCGGCTGGGGTTCACGCCTGTTGCTCTATTGGGCCGCGCTCACGCTCGGGCCCATCCTGGTGGTGGGCGGCCTCGTCGCGTCGTCGTATCTCACCGCGTTGCCCATGCTGCACGCCGCGGCCGACCAGATCGCGACGCAAGGTGGTTTGCTCAACCTGCTGCCCTTCGTCATCACGTTCATTACCCTGGTGCTCATGTACACCATGGTGCCGAACCGCCGCGTGTCATGGCGTCACGCGGCGATCGGCGCGCTGCTCGGCGCGGTGCTGTTTGAAATCGCACGCTGGGGCTTCACCGAATTCATCCGCCATGCCCCCACGTACGAAGAGATATACGGAGCGCTCGCCGCCATACCGATCTTCCTGCTGTGGATCTACCTCTCGTGGATCATCGTGATCCTGGGCGCATCCATCGCGGCATCCATCTCCGCCTTCGAATACATGCGCCCGCACGATGTGCTGCCGGAAGGCGCCGAATTCATTGGCCTGCTGGTGGTGTTGCAGCACTTCGTGGACGCCCAGCGCACGGGCGAAAACGTGGATCCCGCCACGGTGAGGCTTAGCGCGCCCTACCTGCCCAGCCATGCCATCGCGTGTTATTTCGAGGACCTGCAGAAGGCCGACATGATCCAGCGCTGTGAATCCGGCGGCTGGATGCTGAGCCGCAGCCTCGACGCCACCGAACTGCTGCGCGTATACCGTTGCACCCATTACCGCCTTCCGCTGCACCCACGCGAGCAGGTGGAACGGCTGGGCATCCGCCTGCCGGCCAGCCTGCTGGTGCTGCTCGACCAGCTCGCCGTGGCGCTGGATGCCACGCTGGGTGCCCGGCTCGATCAGTTGTTCCCTCCTCCTAACGTCCCCAACGAGGATGCCGCATGA
- a CDS encoding TlpA family protein disulfide reductase, producing MISRLFAALALAFAVPAMASTTTPELKVKTLDGKPFDLAAQRGKWVIVNYWATWCVPCIKEMPDISAFVQSRKDVAAIGLAFEDSDAKDIQAFVAKHPVVYPIAQVDVMAPPKDFDSPKGLPTTYLIAPDGHVAKRFVGPVDAAKLNEAIAKGK from the coding sequence ATGATTTCCCGCCTTTTCGCCGCCCTGGCGCTTGCCTTCGCCGTGCCCGCCATGGCCTCCACCACCACGCCCGAGCTGAAGGTGAAGACGCTCGATGGCAAGCCGTTCGACCTTGCCGCGCAGCGTGGCAAGTGGGTCATCGTCAATTACTGGGCTACCTGGTGCGTGCCTTGCATCAAGGAAATGCCTGACATCTCGGCCTTCGTGCAGTCGCGCAAGGACGTCGCCGCCATCGGCCTGGCGTTCGAGGATTCCGACGCGAAGGACATCCAGGCGTTCGTGGCCAAGCACCCGGTGGTGTACCCCATCGCCCAGGTCGACGTGATGGCACCGCCGAAAGACTTTGATAGCCCGAAGGGCTTGCCCACCACCTACCTGATCGCACCGGACGGCCACGTGGCCAAGCGCTTCGTCGGCCCGGTCGATGCCGCGAAACTCAATGAGGCTATCGCCAAGGGGAAATAA
- a CDS encoding acylphosphatase codes for MNAARFIVRGKVQGVFFRASAREQAVKLKLTGHARNLIDGSVEVVVYGDAAAIDQLEVWLHDGPETADVQELFREDIGAHDAPSGFLTK; via the coding sequence ATGAACGCCGCGCGATTCATCGTGAGAGGCAAGGTGCAGGGCGTGTTCTTCCGTGCCTCGGCCCGCGAGCAGGCCGTGAAGCTGAAGCTGACGGGGCATGCCCGTAACCTGATCGACGGTAGCGTCGAGGTGGTGGTCTACGGTGACGCCGCGGCGATCGATCAGCTGGAAGTGTGGCTGCACGACGGGCCCGAAACGGCGGACGTGCAGGAGTTGTTCCGCGAGGACATCGGTGCGCACGACGCGCCCTCCGGATTCCTGACGAAATAG
- a CDS encoding copper chaperone PCu(A)C, which produces MKTLFVALTTLLAAGAVHATDSTSVKASGAWIRVLPGSLPAGGYVTLENTSATGIAVTGAKSADYGDAMIHKSSTETGMGRMEMVDKVPLPANGKVAFAPGGYHVMLMQPKHPVNPGDKVVVTFTLSDGSTLPVTFEAKPANATGP; this is translated from the coding sequence GTGAAGACGCTTTTTGTTGCCCTCACCACCCTTCTCGCGGCGGGCGCCGTGCACGCCACGGACTCCACGAGCGTCAAAGCCAGCGGCGCGTGGATCCGCGTACTCCCCGGCAGCCTGCCGGCGGGCGGCTATGTCACGCTCGAAAACACCTCGGCCACGGGCATCGCCGTGACAGGTGCGAAAAGCGCCGATTACGGCGACGCCATGATCCACAAGAGCAGCACCGAGACCGGCATGGGCCGCATGGAGATGGTGGACAAGGTTCCTTTGCCGGCGAACGGCAAGGTCGCGTTCGCACCCGGCGGTTACCACGTGATGCTGATGCAGCCGAAGCACCCGGTGAACCCGGGCGACAAGGTGGTGGTGACCTTTACGCTCTCGGACGGCAGCACGCTGCCGGTGACGTTCGAGGCGAAGCCCGCCAACGCCACGGGCCCGTAA
- a CDS encoding SCO family protein, which yields MKPSPCRRAFLALLALAALLPLAACQREPQPDWRLNDVTGHLPDLDFRLTDDNGKAVTGADFRGKVAIMYFGYTHCPDVCPLTLTQLHVVLDRLGAPADKVRILFVSVDPARDTPAIMHAYVNAFDKRAVGLVGSQADVEALAKRYRSAFTREPDRADGNYEVSHSSAIYLFDANGKARLLATPSASQDDIVHDLHLLTALEP from the coding sequence ATGAAGCCGTCCCCGTGCCGCCGGGCCTTCCTGGCCCTGCTAGCCCTCGCCGCCCTGCTCCCGCTGGCTGCCTGCCAGCGCGAACCGCAGCCGGACTGGCGGCTCAACGATGTCACCGGGCACCTGCCCGACCTGGATTTCCGCCTGACCGACGACAACGGCAAAGCGGTGACCGGCGCGGATTTCCGCGGCAAGGTGGCAATCATGTATTTCGGCTACACGCATTGCCCCGATGTGTGTCCGCTTACCCTGACGCAATTGCACGTGGTGCTCGACCGGCTGGGCGCACCGGCGGACAAGGTGCGCATCCTGTTCGTCAGCGTCGATCCCGCCCGCGATACGCCGGCCATCATGCATGCCTACGTGAACGCGTTCGACAAGCGTGCCGTAGGCCTGGTCGGTTCACAGGCCGATGTGGAAGCGCTGGCCAAGCGCTACCGCTCCGCCTTCACCCGCGAACCCGACCGCGCGGATGGCAACTACGAAGTGAGCCATAGCTCCGCCATCTACCTGTTCGACGCCAACGGCAAGGCCCGCTTGCTGGCCACGCCGTCCGCGTCGCAGGACGATATCGTCCACGACCTGCACCTGCTCACCGCGCTGGAGCCCTGA
- a CDS encoding DUF423 domain-containing protein, with protein MRQPVSTSTAFLVGLAGASAVAFGAFGAHAFRGKVDDAALAIWHTGVEYHFWHALALFAGVLGLPAGRARHVALALFGIGIVVFSGSLYALALGAPRWFGAITPIGGVAFIAGWIAAAMSLRKIV; from the coding sequence ATGCGACAACCTGTCAGTACCTCCACGGCTTTCCTCGTTGGCCTCGCCGGAGCCAGTGCCGTGGCTTTTGGCGCCTTCGGTGCGCATGCTTTCCGCGGCAAGGTTGACGATGCCGCCCTCGCCATCTGGCACACGGGCGTCGAGTACCACTTCTGGCATGCGCTGGCGTTGTTCGCGGGTGTGTTGGGCTTACCGGCGGGCCGTGCACGCCACGTGGCGCTGGCGCTGTTCGGCATTGGCATCGTCGTGTTTTCGGGCAGCCTGTATGCGCTGGCCCTGGGCGCGCCGCGCTGGTTCGGCGCGATCACGCCGATCGGGGGCGTGGCGTTCATCGCCGGCTGGATCGCCGCCGCGATGTCCCTGAGAAAAATCGTGTAG
- a CDS encoding Arc family DNA binding domain-containing protein, translating to MAAEKKAYPLRISAAVLDAMQKWSEDELRSVNAQIEYVLRDALRRSGRMKPGKLDPMEDPEA from the coding sequence GTGGCGGCGGAAAAAAAAGCCTACCCGCTGCGCATCAGCGCGGCCGTCCTCGACGCCATGCAAAAGTGGTCCGAGGACGAGCTGCGCTCGGTGAACGCGCAGATCGAATACGTGCTGCGCGATGCCCTACGCCGCAGCGGCCGCATGAAACCCGGCAAACTCGATCCGATGGAAGACCCCGAAGCCTGA
- a CDS encoding SPFH domain-containing protein: protein MNERPAASLPGIPSLVVLFLIGLAAVAFILKGADMRGAPLMPFGGAIVLGALAFLAKGFFQVQPNQGQVMQLFGQYAGTERREGLRWTNPFYTRRPVSLRVRNFESSKLKVNDSDGNPIEIAAIVVWQVVDTAEAVFCVNDYENFVQIQSESALRQMAQSYAYDTHDDGRPSLRSHGDEVNNHLGREIEARLQKAGVQVVEARISHLAYAQEIAQAMLQRQQASAIVAARNRIVEGAVGMVAMALEQLRAQGVVELDEERKAAMVSNLLVVLCGDRSTQPVVNTGSLYS from the coding sequence ATGAACGAACGTCCTGCCGCGTCATTGCCCGGCATTCCGTCGCTTGTTGTCCTGTTCCTGATCGGCCTCGCCGCCGTCGCCTTCATCCTGAAAGGTGCCGACATGCGCGGGGCGCCGCTCATGCCCTTCGGCGGGGCGATCGTGCTGGGTGCCCTCGCCTTCCTTGCCAAGGGCTTTTTCCAGGTCCAGCCCAACCAGGGCCAGGTGATGCAGCTGTTCGGCCAGTACGCGGGCACCGAGCGCCGCGAGGGCCTGCGCTGGACCAACCCGTTCTACACGCGGCGCCCGGTGAGCCTGCGCGTACGCAACTTCGAAAGCAGCAAGCTCAAGGTGAACGATAGCGATGGCAACCCCATCGAGATCGCCGCGATCGTCGTCTGGCAGGTCGTGGATACCGCCGAGGCCGTGTTCTGCGTCAACGACTACGAGAACTTCGTGCAGATCCAGAGCGAATCGGCGCTGCGCCAGATGGCGCAGAGCTACGCCTACGATACCCACGATGATGGCCGCCCTTCCCTGCGCAGCCACGGCGATGAAGTGAACAACCACCTCGGCCGCGAAATCGAAGCACGCTTGCAGAAGGCCGGCGTGCAGGTGGTTGAAGCCCGCATCAGCCACCTCGCTTACGCGCAGGAGATCGCCCAGGCCATGTTGCAGCGCCAGCAGGCCAGCGCCATCGTCGCCGCACGCAATCGCATCGTCGAAGGTGCCGTGGGCATGGTCGCCATGGCGCTGGAACAGCTGCGCGCCCAGGGCGTCGTTGAGCTGGACGAAGAGCGCAAGGCTGCGATGGTCTCCAACCTGCTGGTCGTGCTCTGCGGCGATCGCTCCACACAGCCGGTGGTGAACACTGGCTCGCTGTACAGCTGA
- a CDS encoding transglutaminase-like domain-containing protein, translating to MRRSHAVLAVLLCLAPACALASETWMTVMLDGRKVGKLKIDREAGPDKVTTSQVLDFRLTRIKTPLAMRTELRSVESTGGDPLAFYAKSSMSAQENLVQGEVRDDGAFQVANTVGGESRVNLLIWPTGAALVEGQRINMVRKGFRPGTTYQTRNFDPAKQQVATVDVTVVGDEVVDLPLGQETLHHLHETLAGSKNSQYVDVWVNDHGDVRRGIAPLLGFRMEMAACDAACANAPDQDVDLLRAAMVEAPRPMANLRPAPVRYLISVRGNLPNPFIETDEQQVHPMGDNLYQVDVGFAVPHSDEPGPTAEDLAPNPWVQSDSPDVIAMAKRIVGDANSDIQRMRRLRSYLSDYINEKGLDVGYASALETIRNRRGDCTEHAVLLTALARSLGIPTRVVTGIVYADRYGGAMRVFVPHAWTQAWLGNRWVSFDSAERRYDSTHIALGTGSGDPWRFFRSMNVLSSIRIERATPASSLMDMPAASGDGGVMGGTGGKGAAGAN from the coding sequence ATGAGACGCTCACATGCTGTTCTCGCCGTACTGCTGTGCCTGGCCCCGGCGTGCGCGCTGGCCTCGGAAACCTGGATGACCGTCATGCTGGACGGCAGAAAGGTGGGCAAACTGAAAATCGACCGCGAGGCGGGCCCGGACAAGGTCACCACCTCGCAGGTGCTCGATTTCCGCCTCACCCGGATCAAGACCCCGCTGGCCATGCGCACCGAACTGCGCTCGGTGGAGTCCACCGGCGGCGATCCCCTCGCCTTCTATGCCAAATCGTCCATGTCCGCGCAGGAAAACCTGGTCCAGGGCGAGGTCCGCGACGATGGCGCCTTCCAGGTCGCCAACACCGTCGGCGGCGAGTCGCGGGTGAACCTGCTGATCTGGCCCACGGGCGCCGCGCTGGTCGAAGGCCAGCGGATCAACATGGTCCGCAAGGGGTTCCGCCCGGGTACCACCTACCAGACCCGCAACTTCGACCCGGCGAAGCAGCAGGTCGCCACCGTGGACGTCACGGTGGTCGGCGACGAGGTCGTGGATCTCCCCCTGGGCCAGGAGACCCTGCACCACCTGCACGAAACCCTGGCCGGCTCGAAGAATTCGCAGTACGTGGATGTCTGGGTCAACGACCACGGCGATGTCCGCCGCGGCATCGCGCCCCTGCTCGGCTTCCGCATGGAAATGGCGGCCTGCGATGCGGCCTGCGCGAATGCTCCCGACCAGGACGTCGATCTGCTGCGCGCGGCCATGGTCGAAGCGCCGCGGCCCATGGCCAACCTGCGCCCCGCGCCCGTGCGGTACCTGATCAGTGTCCGCGGCAACCTGCCGAACCCGTTCATCGAGACCGACGAACAGCAGGTCCATCCGATGGGCGACAACCTTTACCAGGTGGATGTCGGCTTCGCCGTGCCGCATAGCGACGAGCCCGGCCCCACGGCGGAAGATCTGGCACCTAATCCGTGGGTCCAGTCGGATTCGCCCGATGTCATCGCCATGGCCAAACGCATCGTCGGCGACGCCAACAGCGATATCCAGCGCATGCGCCGTTTGCGTTCCTACCTGTCCGATTACATCAATGAAAAAGGCCTCGACGTGGGTTACGCCTCCGCCCTGGAGACGATCAGGAACCGGCGCGGGGACTGCACCGAACATGCGGTGCTGCTGACCGCCCTCGCCCGTTCGCTCGGCATCCCGACGCGCGTCGTCACGGGCATCGTCTACGCCGACCGTTATGGCGGCGCCATGCGCGTCTTTGTCCCCCACGCCTGGACCCAGGCCTGGCTGGGTAACCGCTGGGTGAGCTTCGATTCCGCGGAACGCCGTTATGACTCCACGCACATCGCGCTCGGCACCGGCAGCGGCGATCCCTGGCGGTTCTTCCGCTCGATGAACGTCCTGAGCAGCATCCGGATCGAGCGGGCCACACCGGCCTCCTCCCTGATGGATATGCCCGCGGCGAGCGGCGATGGCGGCGTGATGGGTGGCACGGGCGGCAAGGGCGCGGCGGGGGCGAATTGA
- the purT gene encoding formate-dependent phosphoribosylglycinamide formyltransferase codes for MHTFGTPRTHTALKVLLLGSGELGKEVAIELQRFAVEVVAVDRYANAPAMQVAHRSHVIDMLDGAALRALIEEEKPNLVVPEIEAIHTPTLIAMEQEGLKVIPTAKAAWLTMDREGIRRLAAEELGLPTSPYRFCDTREAFDEAIAALGTPCVVKPVMSSSGKGQSVVRTPADAGEAWDYAQSGGRAGKGRVIVEGFIDFDYEITLLTVRHRDGVSFCAPIGHRQEDGDYRESWQPQPMSDAARLSAEKQADAITAALGGWGVFGVEFFVRGDEVIFSEVSPRPHDTGLVTLISQDLSEFALHARAILGLPVPEIHLFAPAASCAVLVEGEGHAPTYHGIADALVETGTMLRIFGKPEVRGRRRMAVTLARAATVDEALEKAKRAASRIRVEL; via the coding sequence ATGCATACCTTCGGCACCCCCCGTACCCACACCGCCCTGAAGGTGCTCCTGCTCGGCTCTGGCGAGCTGGGCAAAGAGGTGGCGATCGAGCTGCAGCGTTTCGCGGTCGAAGTGGTGGCCGTCGATCGCTACGCGAACGCACCCGCCATGCAGGTCGCCCATCGCAGCCACGTGATCGACATGCTCGACGGCGCCGCGCTACGCGCGCTGATCGAAGAAGAAAAGCCGAACCTGGTGGTGCCCGAGATCGAGGCCATCCACACGCCGACCCTCATTGCGATGGAGCAGGAGGGCCTGAAGGTCATTCCGACCGCGAAGGCCGCGTGGCTTACGATGGATCGCGAAGGCATTCGCCGCCTCGCGGCCGAAGAACTCGGCCTGCCGACCTCGCCTTACCGCTTCTGCGATACGCGCGAAGCCTTCGATGAAGCGATCGCTGCGCTCGGTACGCCGTGCGTCGTCAAGCCGGTGATGAGCTCGTCGGGCAAGGGGCAGAGCGTGGTTCGTACGCCGGCCGATGCCGGCGAGGCGTGGGATTACGCGCAATCCGGTGGCCGTGCCGGCAAGGGCCGGGTCATCGTCGAAGGCTTCATCGATTTCGATTACGAGATCACCCTGCTCACCGTGCGCCACCGCGATGGCGTCTCGTTCTGCGCGCCGATCGGCCACCGCCAGGAAGACGGTGATTACCGCGAATCGTGGCAGCCGCAGCCGATGAGCGACGCGGCACGCCTTTCCGCGGAGAAGCAGGCCGATGCCATTACCGCCGCGCTGGGTGGCTGGGGCGTCTTCGGCGTGGAGTTCTTCGTGCGGGGCGATGAAGTGATCTTCTCCGAAGTCAGCCCGCGCCCGCACGACACCGGCCTGGTGACCCTGATTTCGCAGGATCTTTCCGAGTTCGCGTTGCACGCGCGCGCGATCCTTGGCCTCCCCGTGCCGGAGATCCACCTGTTTGCCCCGGCCGCGTCGTGTGCGGTGCTGGTGGAGGGCGAGGGCCACGCGCCCACGTACCACGGTATCGCGGACGCGCTGGTGGAGACCGGCACGATGTTGCGGATCTTCGGCAAGCCCGAGGTGCGTGGCCGCCGGCGCATGGCGGTGACGCTGGCGCGCGCGGCCACGGTGGACGAAGCGCTGGAAAAAGCGAAGCGGGCCGCCAGCCGCATCCGCGTGGAGCTTTAA
- a CDS encoding NAD-dependent epimerase/dehydratase family protein codes for MTVLVIGASSQVGHFLLPRLDAAGCEWIGLSRRPPAGDPHWLCGQLPAGMPRVPAVSAILSSGPLDQFATWLTNTRLEGTPHIIATSSMSAESKRESDVPHERELSQRLRDAETRLIATCASRGMPWTLFRPTLVYGAGMDHSLTPIVRQAARRHVFPLPAGRGARQPVHADDVAAAFVAALGTARGRGKTFSIGGGERLTVAEMFRRVRRSVGVATLPAPVPRFVLQLAAQFRPALRGSLDRFDSDLIADNADLESVLDIHPRPFHPDPSTWRGGH; via the coding sequence ATGACGGTCCTGGTCATCGGCGCCAGCAGCCAGGTCGGGCATTTCCTGCTCCCGCGCCTCGATGCCGCCGGCTGCGAATGGATCGGATTGAGCCGGCGGCCTCCCGCCGGCGATCCCCACTGGCTATGCGGCCAGTTACCCGCCGGAATGCCGCGTGTGCCCGCAGTCAGTGCCATCCTTTCCTCCGGTCCGCTGGATCAGTTCGCGACGTGGCTTACGAATACCCGGCTCGAAGGGACGCCGCATATCATCGCGACCTCATCGATGAGCGCGGAATCCAAGCGCGAATCCGACGTGCCGCATGAGCGCGAACTATCGCAGCGCCTGCGTGATGCCGAGACCCGGCTCATCGCGACCTGCGCCTCGCGCGGCATGCCGTGGACGCTGTTCCGTCCCACCCTGGTCTACGGTGCCGGGATGGATCACAGTCTGACGCCGATCGTCCGGCAGGCGGCCCGGCGCCATGTGTTTCCCTTGCCGGCCGGGCGCGGCGCGCGGCAACCGGTGCATGCCGATGACGTGGCCGCCGCGTTCGTGGCGGCGCTCGGGACCGCGCGCGGCCGGGGCAAGACGTTCTCCATCGGCGGTGGCGAGCGTCTCACGGTGGCGGAGATGTTCCGCCGGGTCCGCCGCAGCGTAGGTGTGGCGACATTGCCTGCCCCCGTACCGCGGTTCGTACTCCAGCTGGCCGCGCAGTTTCGACCGGCGCTCCGCGGGTCGCTCGACCGGTTCGATAGCGACCTGATCGCCGACAATGCCGACCTGGAGTCGGTTCTCGACATCCATCCCCGGCCGTTCCACCCGGACCCTTCCACATGGCGCGGTGGGCACTAG